The nucleotide window ATGTCTGGCTTCATCGTTTATGACACCAGCAACATCGTCAACGGCACATATACCAACTACATCATGGCGACAGTCAGCTTGTACACAAGCATCTTTAACCTGTTCGTTCATCTGCTCAGCCTTGTCGGTTTCCTTAACGACGATTAAACATTTCAGTTTAGTTTTCACCTGCTGAAAACAACACACAAAGCCCTGCAATCCTGATAAGATTGCAGGGCTTTTTTAGTTTACAGACATCCATATATTATGATTTTTTCAATTGTTATTACCGGCGCCCCTTATAGCTCCCAGGCATCAGCCAGCGCTTTACAGTTCAGTAAAAGCGTACTGAAACTGGGACACAGGATTCATCGGGTGTTTTTTTACGCCGATGGCGTCCACAGCGGCTCAGCTCTGGCTGCCCCGCCTCAGGATGAACGCAACATTCCGGCCGAATGGGCTGAGCTGGCCCGCGAGCATGAGCTCGATCTGGTAGTCTGCATCGCGGCGGCCGTGAGGCGTGGTGTACTGGATGAAAATGAGGCCCGTCGCTATGAAAAAAACGGCCATAACCTGAGCCCCGATTTTAACCTCTCCGGACTGGGCCAACTGGTAGAGGCCGGCATTCTGTCTGACCGCGTTGTTACTTTTGGAGCCTGATGATGAGCGATAGCAAAAAATCATTTCTGATTATTAATCGCAAAGCGCCTTACGGCAGTAGCGCCGCCCGGGATGCGCTGGATGTCGCACTCACCATCTCGGTCTTTGAACAACCCTTAAGCCTGTTGTTTTCAGACGACGGCGTGTTGCAACTATTGCCGGAACATAACGCCGCAGCGATCGGCCAGAAAAACCTTTCAGCCAATCTGGCGATGCTGGAGATGTATGATATTGATCAGCTCTATGTGTGTAGCCGTGCACTGGAACAACGGGGCATCCGCCCTAGCGATATCAAATTAAATATTACCCTGCTGGATCAGAACGGCATTGCCGCCCTGATCAAACAACAGGATCAGGTTTTGAGTTTCTGATTATGACACTTCATCTGATTAACAAAACCCCATCGGAAAGCAGCGCACTCAGCGACAGCCTGTCTGCCATGAGTGAAGGGGATGCCCTGTTACTGATTGAAAACGGTGTGTACGCCGCTTTGCCAGGCTATGCAGCGCTCTTTACCCGCCTGCCAGGATCAGTGCAATGCTATCTGCTGGAAAATGACGCTCAGGCCCGCGGCCTGAAAGACCTCAATCAGGAGTTTCGTCAGATCGACTATGACGGATTTGTCGAGCTGAGCTGTCGTTATAGCAAAGTGGTGAGCTGGTTCTAAAATGGAAAACTTAGATATAAACGGGCAGGCAATAGCCGTCGATAACGAAGGCTATCTGCGCCATCTGGAAGACTGGAATCGTGAGGTTGCGGAACAACTGGCACAACAGGAAGGTATTGAGCTGAACGAGGCTCATTGGGAAATTCTGCACCTGCTGCGTGATTTTTATCACACCTATGAAATGTCTCCGGCGATGCGCCCCCTGATAAAAGCGGTTGCCGCCAAGCTGGGCAGCGATAAAGGTAAGAGTATCTATCTGATGTCCCTTTTCCCCGGCAGCCCGGCAAAACTTGCCAGCAAGATAGCAGGCCTGCCAAAACCGACTAACTGTTTATAACGGACTCTTTTCGATGAAAATAGCTTTTCTCGGAATCGGCCTGATGGGCCAGCCAATGGCCGTTAATCTGCTGAATTCAGGCTTTAAACTGACCCTCTGGAACCGCACACGCAGCAAAGCTGAATCCCTGGTCTGCCAGGGCGCTGAAGTTGCAGAGACTCCGGCAGAGGCAATAGCGGATGCGGATATCACCATTACCATGCTGGAAAATGGTCCGATCGTCGATCAGATCCTGTTCAACAAAGAATTTCCCGCCACCTTTAAACGGGGCAGCACCGTAATCGATATGAGCTCTGTGCCCCCCAAGCTGGCTAAACAGCACGCTGCCCGCCTCAAACATATCGGTGTTAACTATCTCGATACGCCGGTATCGGGAGGCACTGTTGGCGCACAACAAGCCTCCCTTTCTATAATGGCGGGTGGCGATAAAACGGTTTTCGAGCGCTGCCTGCCAATATTCACCACTCTGGGAAAAGCGACCTATATCGGTCCGGCAGGTTCGGGACAGCTCGCCAAATGCGCCAACCAGGCCATTGTCGGCATCACCATTGGCGCGGTTGCCGAAGCGCTGCTGCTGGCCGCAGAAGGCGGTGCCGATCCTGCAGCCGTACGCGAGGCCCTGCTGGGAGGGTTTGCCAGCAGCCGGATTCTTGAGCTGCATGGTCAGCGCATGATCGACCGGGAGTTTAATCCCGGTGCGACATCCCGGGTTCAGCTTAAAGACCTGCGTACAATACTGGATACTGCACAGTCTGAAGACCTTACCCTGCCGCTGGTACAACAGACCTATGATCAGTATCAGCAGTTGGTCAGCAAAGGGTATGAAGAGATTGATCACAGCGGCTTATTACTGCAACTGGAGATGCTCAACGGCAACCGAACACTCAATGACAAACCGACCACCTCACCCTGCGACCCATCCGATCACTCATAATCCAGACTATTAGCCGGGAGATAAGTCATGCCAGATTTTGCCGTCAACCTGAGTATGCTTTTCACGGAGGTTCCTTTGGCAGAACGATTCTCCGCTGCCGCAGAACAGGGATTCAGCAAGGTCGAAATTCAGTTTCCTTATGAACTGCCTGCCGCTCAGATTCTCGATTTGCTGCAACACAATAAACAGCAGCTGGTACTCTTAAACGCGCCCGCCGGTGACTGGTTTTCCGGCGACAGGGGCATTGCATGCCATCCCGACAGAGTCGCTGAGTTCCGTCAGGGAGTCAGCCTTGCCATCGATTACGCAAAAAAACTAAATTGCCCAAATATCAATATATTATCCGGTATATCTCCAGCTAATTATAATAGCAAGCTTGTAAGAGAAACCTTCATTGATAACCTTAAATTCTGCGCTGAGGTATGCGCAAATGAGAACATTCAATTGCTTGTTGAAGCGATAAACACACAGGACATTCCGGGCTTTTTCCTCAATAACAGTCGCCAGGCATTTGAGCTGTTTCAAGCGATTGACCATACCAATATCAAGCTGCAATATGATATCTACCATATGCAGATTATGGAGGGTAATGTGATTCAAACCCTGCGAGATAATCTGGATAAGATCGGCCATATCCAGTTTGCTGATGTTCCCGGACGGCATGAACCACAAACTGGTGAACTAAACTTCAGCAATATTTTTAAAGCTCTGGATGATATGGGATACTCCGGTATAACAAGCCTTGAATATAATCCCTCTGCCAGCACCGCCGAAAGCCTTGGCTGGCTGAAACAGATAGCATAAGAGAGTAACCTATGGGTCTTGAAGACGCAGCGAAACAACTACAGCAGATTCAGGCAGAGCTTAGCTCCGACGTTCATGATCAGCATAAAAAAAATGGTGAAAATCAGGAGGCTTATCGTAAATGGGCAACCTTTTCGATTGCCGATGAGCTTTATGCCATTGATGTTATGCAAGTCAAAGAGGTGCTGCGTTTTACCGATATAACCCCTGTTCCGGGTGCCCCAGCAGGCATTCTCGGCATCATTAATCTTCGCGGCAGTGTCGTCACGGTGATTAGCTCCCGGACACTGTTTAAGCTGGAAGATAAAGAGATCGATCACAACACCCGCATCGTGGTTGCTGAATTTGACGACCAGGAGGTTCTGGGAATTCTGGTCGATGGTGTGGATGAGGTTCTCAACCTGCCGGAAAGCGAAACAGAGAGGGCCCCCGGGGTGATGCGCGAAGACTCCCAGCGCCAGTTTGTTCAGGGGGTTTGCTACCGGGATGATCAGCTTATCATTCTGCTGGATCTTGACCGGATGCTGGCGGGATTCAAAGCTTTACAACCTGAACAGGAACAATAACACAGCTCGCTCCCCTTTCAGGAGGCTGCGCAACGCGCCTATCCTTCAGATAGGCGTAATAAAAAACCCCGGACAAAGCCGGGGTTTATCAGATGGCTGTTTTTCTCAGCGCTACACCACTACTTTCTTTTGAGCGAAACTGTCCTCTGCCATTTCAGTCGCTATAATCTCTCCCTGATGCTCCCACATGCGGCGCTCCTCCTCTGTCGCTTTAGGTGAGAACAACCCCGTCTGAGCATAGATCAGTCCGATCACCGGTGATAACCAACAGGCAAATGCCAACGGTATGTACAGCAGATTTTCTACATGACCATCCGCAATACCCAGTCCCAGTGCACTGATTACAAATGCACCACCGGCATTCCAGGGAATCAGTGGCGAAATAAGCGTACCACCCTCTTCGATTGCCCGGGAAAGGTTCAGCGTCGAATATCCCATACCCCGATAGATCGGCGCGTACATACGACCTGGCAGAGCGATTGACAGATAGGGATCGCCGGCAACAAGATTGGTCGAAATAGAGGTACAAACCGCTGCCGTCTGAACGCCTTTAAACCCTTTAATTCTGGTCATAATCGCTGCAATTATAGCTTCCAGGCAGCCAGTCTTCTCGAGTGCACCACCAAAACCCAGCGCAATCAGCACCAGCGAGATGGTCCACATCATTGACTGTATTCCGCCGCGATTCAGCAGGCTATCAATAGTGCTGATACCCGTATCAATTGAATAACCGCTATTGGCAAAGGTGAGCAACTGATGGATGCCAGCCCCTTGTGTGATCATCGCTGCAACGGCACCCGCCAGAACCCCGGCAAACAGTGATGGGATGGGCGGCATACGCTTAACGGCAAGCACGATCACCAGCAGCGCAGGTAATAGTAACCAGACAGAGATAGTGAAGTTTGCATCAAGCGCAGTCGTGATCGCATTAATTTTTTCAAATGATGCCCCGTCTCCATCGATCAGGGTAAACCCAGCTACCAGATAGATGAAAAAAGCGATCAGCATTGAGGGTATAGTAGTCGGCATCATGTTTTTGATATGGGAAAACACATCAGTGCCGGTAACAGCCGGAGCCAGATTAGTGGTGTCTGACAGTGGTGAAATTTTATCCCCGAAAAAGGCGCCGGAAACGACCGCACCTGCAGTCCAGTAAACCGGAATATCAAACCCCGCACCGATCCCCATCAGCGCAAGGCCCACGGTGCCAACCGTTCCCCAGGAGGTACCGAGGGAGAGGGATACAACCGAGCAAAGCACCATGGCTGCCGCCAGGAATATCTGCGGTGACAGCAATGTCAGGCCATAATAGATCAGCGTTGGCACAGTACCACTGGCGATCCAGACGCCGATAATCATACCCACGCAGATCAGCACCGAAACCGAGGGCAGTGAAACATGAATTACATGAAAAACCCCCTCCTCAATATCTTTCCATTTAAGCCCCAGCCGGATGCCCACTAAACCGGTTATCGCTAACCCAATGGCCAGTGGAATATGGGGGGTAAAATCACCGAAATAGAACAGCTGTATACCCAGCACCAGAAGGGTCAGGACAACCGGGATCAGAGCCAATCCCAGCCGAGGTTTTTTCACGTCAGAAACTTGCAGATGATCATTCATAAACGTATCTCTCTTCTGACAGATATCACAACACTCCACCAATCAGGCCAAAAGTCTGTTAGACCGGTGTTTATGAGACATTCCTGTTGATCAAATCTGAATATTATTTTTATTAGCCCAACCAGATTAATTATTAGACAATTAGACTAGGTTATGGCCCTAAAAACCTACATTTGATCAAATAAATGTCTATATATAATCTTTTAGATAGAGATTGAGACTAATCGTAGTGAAAAGAGGTTTTAAATATCAAAAAACAAAAGACTCTGATATGAACAACCAGTGAGATCAGAGCAGATATGCGGAGTTAATGGCCACCCTAACCTATATGCACGGCAACTGACCTTTTCTGATGGCCGTGACGATGCTCCCAGCAATAAACACCCTGCCAGATTCCCAGCATCAACTGCCCATTCTTGACCGGTATCGAGAGCGTAGTTGCCGTCAGGACTGCTTTGATATGAGCTGGCATATCATCCCGGCCTTCGAACACATGGGTATACAGCGGATCGCCCTCCGGTACCAAACGGTTCAGCCAGTTTTCAAGATCACGCTGAGCGCTTGGGTCTGCATTTTCCTGGATGGTGAGACTGGCGCTGGTATGCTGAATCAGCAGACTACAAAGCCCCTCCCGCACCGTGCTCCTGTTCAGTAAACGCCTGATCTCATCGGTAAATTCATATAATCCCTGTCCCCGGGTTTCTATGCTGATTATCTCTACCATCGGTATCTATCCATCATAAAAAAGCCCCGCCTGAAATGACTCAGACAGGGCTTTTTTTGAGTTTATCAGAAAGACCGGGGATCAGAGTACCCGGCTGTTATTGAGGAACTTACTTTCCTGGCTTGGCCCTGTTCCATCAGCATAGAGAGTCACACCGGACTTCAGGCAGATAGTAAGATTCATATGCGACTCTTCAGTCTCTTTTGGCAGCAGGTGTTCGACAACCGCCTTTTCCTCAAGCAACTCAAGCTCGGTAGCCGTCAGCTTCTTACGACTGAAATCACTGACCTCAAGACCGTGCACAATCTGATAACGACCATAGTTACAGCGCACCGGGAAGGAGAAGAAAACTCCTTTCTCAATACCATAACTACCATCACTCAGAATCCCCATGCTGACAATCTCACCCGGATCAGTACCCTGAGTCCAGTTATGCATCTGATCAACAATCGCCTGAGCTGCAGAGGCCGCACTTGATAAGCCGCGAGCTTTAATAATCTCGCTGCCACGCTCCTGCACCCGCGGAATAAATTCATTACGATACCAGGAGGTATCAATCTGTCCCATCGCTGGCTGACCGAACACCGTTGCATGATGCAGATCCGGATACTGAGTCGGAGAGTGGTTACCCCAGATAATGATATTCTGAATATCAAGTGCAGTGACACCACACTGACTGGCCAGCATACCCTTGGCACGGTTATGATCCAGACGCGTCAGACAGGTAAACTGAGAGGGGCTAAGCTTCGGCGCATTACGACTGGCAATCAGCGCATTGGTGTTTGCCGGGTTACCGGTCACCAGCACTTTTACATCGCGGTTGGCAAAGTCGTTAAGCGCCTTACCCTGACGGGCAAAGATCTCTGCATTCACTTCAAGCAGATCACTTCGCTCCATACCAGGCCCACGCGGCCGGGCACCGACTAACAACGCATAGTGACAGTTACTGAAGCCCTCTTCGACATTGTCGTGAAGGGTAATCGTGTGCAGCAACGGGTAGGCACAATCCTCAAGCTCCATAGCAACACCCCGCAGGGCTTCCATCGCGTCGGGAATCTCAATCAGCTGAAGAATAACCGGCTGATCGCGCCCCATCATCTCCCCTGCGGCGATTTTGAATAACAGGTTATAACTGATAGCGCCTGCAGCACCAGTTACAGCAATCCGTACGGGTCTTCTCATCTTTTATTACCTTTTGTTCTATGCTTATGAGAGCTTATACTTATACAAAAGTATAAAGCAATGAGTTTAGGATGTAACTACTTCAAAATACGGTATTTTTATAACCGATTGCTATATGGTTAGATTACAGCGAGTGCGATTCATAACGTTTGATATATAAAGGCAATTATAAATGAAGACAGCTTATTAGATGATGCCTAAAAAACACAAAACCTACTCTCAAAGCGTCCACCCTTATACTTTTAAATAAACCGGACGGCAGATCAATCAAATCAGCATACTGACGAAACACAGCACCCAGATGCCTGCAAAAATCGCCCGCCCTCTGCCTGGATACTCGATCCAGGACCTTGCGATTACAGGTTTACCAGAAACAGAATAAACACAGATTAGCAGATATCACCTCAGCGATATCAGAAGACCAGGATCCCGGCAGCTCTAAAAGCACCACGGATGAACAGATGAAAGGTATTACAGGCCGCGTTGATGATCCTGTCGGAGAAACACCCGCTCAGGCGTTTCAATTGCGGTCCGCAGCTGCCTGAGCATAGTATCAAGATCCCGGTTTAGAACGCCTTTCAGAACCAGAAAATTAGACGCATGATCACTGCGAAATATGGTGCTTGTCAGTTTGAGTTCAGACAGAAACAGCTCCATCTCCTGAAACAGCTGGCGCTGATTCAGGGCGTTAAAATCGCCACCAAACCCGTCGTGGACACGCTGATTTCCGCGTCGGGAAAACAGCACCAGAGTCGCGAGATATTCAGGCTGAACCGCGTTTATCAGCGTTGCCGACGCCCGGGCATGCTGCTCAGTCATACGCACACCCCCCAGACCATTGATCAGCATCACCGATGTTTTGATCCCCGCATGCCTGGCTTTAAGCAGCCCGTCAACAGTGCTCTGAAAGGTCTCGCCTTTATCAATGCAGCGCAACACATCATCATCGCCACTCTCCGCCCCGACGTAGATCAGTTTCAGCCCCAGATCACGAAGCACCTGAAGCTGTTCAACTGATTTATTCTTGAGGTTTGAAGGCAGCGCGTAAGCAGACACGCGGGTAACATCAGGCAGGTGGGTACGGATCGCTTCCAGAATCGTTTTAAGGCGCCGGAACGATAACACCATCGCATCACCGTCCCCGAGAAAAACTCTTCTTACACCGGGTAATTGCTGACCACAGCGAATAATCTCTTCAAGCAGCCGAGCTTCACTTTTGGGCTTAAATTGCTTCTGTGGATCGATATACATCTCACAGAAAGTACAACGGTTCCAGCTACAACCATTGGTCACCTGAAGAATAAGAGAGTTTGCCTCACTGGGCGGACGATACAGTGGCTCTATATAGCTTATCGGAGGGTTTACCAGAGACCGGTTCATTGTCAGCCAGTGACCGCTTTATTAAATATACGGTCGAAGTTATCGCTGGTTATCTCGGCCACTTCTTCGATCCGCAGACCTTTGATATCGGCAACACACTGCGCAACTTCGACAACATACTGCGGCTCATTGGGCTTACCACGATATGGCACCGGGGCCAGATAGGGAGAGTCTGTTTCGATCAACAGGTTTTCCATCGGAACCTGACGGACAACCTCACGGAGCTCTGCTGCATTACGGAAGGTGATGATTCCGGAAAAAGAGATCATGAAATTCAGGTCCATCGCCTGCCGCGCCATTTCCCAGTTTTCGGTGAAACAGTGCAACACGCCAGCGACGTCCGTATCAACGTGCTGACGTAATATGCTAATGGTATCTTCACGGGCATCACGGGTATGCACAATCACCGGTAAGCGCGCTTCAGCCGATGCTTTGAGATGGTTTACAAAGCTCTCCCGTTGCTGCTCTACTGTGTCTTTCTGGTAATAGTAATCCAGTCCGGTTTCACCCAGCGCAATCACATTTGCATCGGCGGCATAACCGAGCAACGTGGCGACTTCCGGGACCCCATCAGATACATGCAGCGGATGCACACCCGCCGACGCATAGACATTATCAAAGCGATTAACCGTCTCAAGCATCTCAGGCAGGTTTTGCAAATCGATAGCGACACACAGCATCCGGGAAACGTTCTTCCCGGTGGCGGCATCGATAACTGACTGAAGATCATTATTACAGGCAGACAGGTCGAGCCTGTCCAGGTGACAGTGAGAATCTACAAACATGGGGTAACTCAGAATTACATGGTATTGGTGCGTCGGCCCGAATTCAGCTGTGTCGCAATATAGGTTTCGATCTTGGAGATCAGCGTAGCATCATCCTGAGACAGCTGAATACCAATACCCGGTATTCGTCCTCCCTGAGCCGCACGCGGGGTGACCCAGATAACCTTGCCGGTCACCGGAATCTTGTCGTCTTCATCGATCAGACTTAGCAGCATAAACACCTCTTCGCCAAGCTGATAAGTTCGGGTAGTAGGAATGAATAACCCGCCATTTTTGATAAAGGGCATATATGATTTATAGAGATCTTCCTTGGTCTCAATTGCCAGGGAGAGAATTCCATGACTCATGCGGGGTACAACTGACATAGGCCGTATAGCCTCCCTAGTACTGATTTCATCCTAAATTGACACTGCCTATATCTTACTATCGCTTTATGCTGCTGTATATCCTGTCAGCCCAGTTAGTTAGCCCGCGGCAGTGAATACCATTCACTTAAAAGCTTCTCCATTAACAATTGCTTATTCGGATTACGACGAAACATCAGATCCTTGCGCGCAGCCTGTACCTGATCAGCAAAGCGGTAGAGTTTCCGACTGCTGACTTTACGCGCCAGTGCCAGCAGCATATTTTTGGCATCTGCGTGCCGCAACAATTCAGGATCAGCCTGCCCCTCGGCAGACCTGGCGATATCGACTGTCCAGCTATAGACCCAGCCAAGCACCAGCTCAAGATCTTCTTTATACAGCGACTGTGCCACCTCAACAGCGCTACTGCGACTTTTCAGAATATCTGCCAACCCCTTGAGAACTTTGGCCCGCAGCCCCAGAAGGTCGTCCTGCTTATACGCCAGCGCCTGCAGTGGAGAGTTATGAGCAATGACTAACAGCTGAGCGGCTTCTGAGGCGTCAACTTCAAGCTGAGTAGCAACCCACTGGGTTGCCAGCGGTATATCCGCTGGCGGCATATCAACCCGCTGGCAACGACTCTTAATGGTCGGCAGCATCTGCCCTAAACGATGGGTCAGAAGCATCAGCAACGTGTTCGAGCCCGGCTCTTCCAGCATTTTCAGCAGAGCGTTGGCAGCATTGATGTTCATACTGTCGGCAGGATCGATAATCACTACACGATAACCACCCTGCTGCGCGGTGGAGTAGATAAAGTCGGTCAGCTCTCGGATCTGGTCAATCTTTATCGGCTTCCCCGGCTCGTCGGGCTTAAGCTGATAGAGATCCGGATGACCACCACTTCCGGTCAGCTCACAGCTACGACAGTGCCCGCAAGCCGCGCCCCCCTGTGGATTGCGGCAAAGCACATAATTCGCCAGCGCCAGCGCAAAGCAGGCTTTACCGATCCCCTCGGGGCCATTAATCAGCAGCGCATGGGGAAAACGGTTCTGCGCTTTCAGTTCAAGAAGGTATTCCCACCGGCCTTTCAGCCAGGGCAATACTACTGGTCGATCCTGCCAGAGTGAATCACTCACCAGCCTGCTCCTGAAGGTAACGTTCAAGCACCGCAGCGATCTGCTGCTGCACCTGCTCCAGCGTGCCTGAAGCATCGATCACCGCAAAGCGTTCTGGATCTGCCGCAGCGCGTTCCAGATAGGCGTCTCTAACCTGCTCGAAGAAAGCCATTCGCTCATTTTCAAAGCGATCCAGATCACCGCGCTGGCGGGCACGGGCCAGACCAATATCAACCGGCAGATCGAGCAGGATAGTCAGATCGGGTTGCAGGCCTCGCTGAACCATGGTCTCAAGCTGGCCGATCATCACTTTACTGAGCCCCCGTCCACCGCCCTGATATGCGAAGGTGGCATCGGTAAAGCGATCGCAAAGCACCCAGCGGCCTTCAGCCAGCGTTGGGCGAATGACCTGCTCAAGGTGTTGCGCACGCGCGGCAAACACCAACAATAACTCCGCATCGTCAGCCACGTCCTCATCACGATTAGCCAACAACAGTTCACGTACCTGTTCAGCCAGCGGTGTACCGCCGGGCTCACGGGTCAGCTGATAACGGATCTGATGCTGCTGCAATACAGAT belongs to Amphritea atlantica and includes:
- the tusD gene encoding sulfurtransferase complex subunit TusD, which codes for MIFSIVITGAPYSSQASASALQFSKSVLKLGHRIHRVFFYADGVHSGSALAAPPQDERNIPAEWAELAREHELDLVVCIAAAVRRGVLDENEARRYEKNGHNLSPDFNLSGLGQLVEAGILSDRVVTFGA
- a CDS encoding hydroxypyruvate isomerase family protein encodes the protein MPDFAVNLSMLFTEVPLAERFSAAAEQGFSKVEIQFPYELPAAQILDLLQHNKQQLVLLNAPAGDWFSGDRGIACHPDRVAEFRQGVSLAIDYAKKLNCPNINILSGISPANYNSKLVRETFIDNLKFCAEVCANENIQLLVEAINTQDIPGFFLNNSRQAFELFQAIDHTNIKLQYDIYHMQIMEGNVIQTLRDNLDKIGHIQFADVPGRHEPQTGELNFSNIFKALDDMGYSGITSLEYNPSASTAESLGWLKQIA
- the nhaC gene encoding Na+/H+ antiporter NhaC, whose protein sequence is MNDHLQVSDVKKPRLGLALIPVVLTLLVLGIQLFYFGDFTPHIPLAIGLAITGLVGIRLGLKWKDIEEGVFHVIHVSLPSVSVLICVGMIIGVWIASGTVPTLIYYGLTLLSPQIFLAAAMVLCSVVSLSLGTSWGTVGTVGLALMGIGAGFDIPVYWTAGAVVSGAFFGDKISPLSDTTNLAPAVTGTDVFSHIKNMMPTTIPSMLIAFFIYLVAGFTLIDGDGASFEKINAITTALDANFTISVWLLLPALLVIVLAVKRMPPIPSLFAGVLAGAVAAMITQGAGIHQLLTFANSGYSIDTGISTIDSLLNRGGIQSMMWTISLVLIALGFGGALEKTGCLEAIIAAIMTRIKGFKGVQTAAVCTSISTNLVAGDPYLSIALPGRMYAPIYRGMGYSTLNLSRAIEEGGTLISPLIPWNAGGAFVISALGLGIADGHVENLLYIPLAFACWLSPVIGLIYAQTGLFSPKATEEERRMWEHQGEIIATEMAEDSFAQKKVVV
- a CDS encoding PilZ domain-containing protein produces the protein MSVVPRMSHGILSLAIETKEDLYKSYMPFIKNGGLFIPTTRTYQLGEEVFMLLSLIDEDDKIPVTGKVIWVTPRAAQGGRIPGIGIQLSQDDATLISKIETYIATQLNSGRRTNTM
- a CDS encoding malate dehydrogenase — its product is MRRPVRIAVTGAAGAISYNLLFKIAAGEMMGRDQPVILQLIEIPDAMEALRGVAMELEDCAYPLLHTITLHDNVEEGFSNCHYALLVGARPRGPGMERSDLLEVNAEIFARQGKALNDFANRDVKVLVTGNPANTNALIASRNAPKLSPSQFTCLTRLDHNRAKGMLASQCGVTALDIQNIIIWGNHSPTQYPDLHHATVFGQPAMGQIDTSWYRNEFIPRVQERGSEIIKARGLSSAASAAQAIVDQMHNWTQGTDPGEIVSMGILSDGSYGIEKGVFFSFPVRCNYGRYQIVHGLEVSDFSRKKLTATELELLEEKAVVEHLLPKETEESHMNLTICLKSGVTLYADGTGPSQESKFLNNSRVL
- a CDS encoding radical SAM protein — its product is MNRSLVNPPISYIEPLYRPPSEANSLILQVTNGCSWNRCTFCEMYIDPQKQFKPKSEARLLEEIIRCGQQLPGVRRVFLGDGDAMVLSFRRLKTILEAIRTHLPDVTRVSAYALPSNLKNKSVEQLQVLRDLGLKLIYVGAESGDDDVLRCIDKGETFQSTVDGLLKARHAGIKTSVMLINGLGGVRMTEQHARASATLINAVQPEYLATLVLFSRRGNQRVHDGFGGDFNALNQRQLFQEMELFLSELKLTSTIFRSDHASNFLVLKGVLNRDLDTMLRQLRTAIETPERVFLRQDHQRGL
- a CDS encoding DNA polymerase III subunit delta'; this translates as MSDSLWQDRPVVLPWLKGRWEYLLELKAQNRFPHALLINGPEGIGKACFALALANYVLCRNPQGGAACGHCRSCELTGSGGHPDLYQLKPDEPGKPIKIDQIRELTDFIYSTAQQGGYRVVIIDPADSMNINAANALLKMLEEPGSNTLLMLLTHRLGQMLPTIKSRCQRVDMPPADIPLATQWVATQLEVDASEAAQLLVIAHNSPLQALAYKQDDLLGLRAKVLKGLADILKSRSSAVEVAQSLYKEDLELVLGWVYSWTVDIARSAEGQADPELLRHADAKNMLLALARKVSSRKLYRFADQVQAARKDLMFRRNPNKQLLMEKLLSEWYSLPRAN
- a CDS encoding TusE/DsrC/DsvC family sulfur relay protein, translated to MENLDINGQAIAVDNEGYLRHLEDWNREVAEQLAQQEGIELNEAHWEILHLLRDFYHTYEMSPAMRPLIKAVAAKLGSDKGKSIYLMSLFPGSPAKLASKIAGLPKPTNCL
- the tusB gene encoding sulfurtransferase complex subunit TusB: MTLHLINKTPSESSALSDSLSAMSEGDALLLIENGVYAALPGYAALFTRLPGSVQCYLLENDAQARGLKDLNQEFRQIDYDGFVELSCRYSKVVSWF
- a CDS encoding secondary thiamine-phosphate synthase enzyme YjbQ, whose product is MVEIISIETRGQGLYEFTDEIRRLLNRSTVREGLCSLLIQHTSASLTIQENADPSAQRDLENWLNRLVPEGDPLYTHVFEGRDDMPAHIKAVLTATTLSIPVKNGQLMLGIWQGVYCWEHRHGHQKRSVAVHIG
- a CDS encoding TatD family hydrolase, which codes for MFVDSHCHLDRLDLSACNNDLQSVIDAATGKNVSRMLCVAIDLQNLPEMLETVNRFDNVYASAGVHPLHVSDGVPEVATLLGYAADANVIALGETGLDYYYQKDTVEQQRESFVNHLKASAEARLPVIVHTRDAREDTISILRQHVDTDVAGVLHCFTENWEMARQAMDLNFMISFSGIITFRNAAELREVVRQVPMENLLIETDSPYLAPVPYRGKPNEPQYVVEVAQCVADIKGLRIEEVAEITSDNFDRIFNKAVTG
- a CDS encoding chemotaxis protein CheW: MGLEDAAKQLQQIQAELSSDVHDQHKKNGENQEAYRKWATFSIADELYAIDVMQVKEVLRFTDITPVPGAPAGILGIINLRGSVVTVISSRTLFKLEDKEIDHNTRIVVAEFDDQEVLGILVDGVDEVLNLPESETERAPGVMREDSQRQFVQGVCYRDDQLIILLDLDRMLAGFKALQPEQEQ
- a CDS encoding NAD(P)-dependent oxidoreductase, with protein sequence MKIAFLGIGLMGQPMAVNLLNSGFKLTLWNRTRSKAESLVCQGAEVAETPAEAIADADITITMLENGPIVDQILFNKEFPATFKRGSTVIDMSSVPPKLAKQHAARLKHIGVNYLDTPVSGGTVGAQQASLSIMAGGDKTVFERCLPIFTTLGKATYIGPAGSGQLAKCANQAIVGITIGAVAEALLLAAEGGADPAAVREALLGGFASSRILELHGQRMIDREFNPGATSRVQLKDLRTILDTAQSEDLTLPLVQQTYDQYQQLVSKGYEEIDHSGLLLQLEMLNGNRTLNDKPTTSPCDPSDHS
- the tusC gene encoding sulfurtransferase complex subunit TusC: MSDSKKSFLIINRKAPYGSSAARDALDVALTISVFEQPLSLLFSDDGVLQLLPEHNAAAIGQKNLSANLAMLEMYDIDQLYVCSRALEQRGIRPSDIKLNITLLDQNGIAALIKQQDQVLSF